In Thermotoga sp. Ku-13t, one genomic interval encodes:
- the rpsP gene encoding 30S ribosomal protein S16 yields the protein MVRIRLTRMGKRNMPFYRIIVVDSRKKRDGAYIESLGFYNPLRNPAEIKVNVERAVEWILKGAQPSDTARDILSKAGVLKKVHEIKYGKRETTDETNA from the coding sequence GTGGTAAGGATCAGACTCACGAGAATGGGAAAAAGGAATATGCCATTCTACAGAATCATCGTTGTCGACTCCAGAAAGAAACGCGACGGAGCCTACATCGAGTCGCTGGGTTTTTACAATCCCCTGCGCAACCCTGCCGAAATAAAGGTCAACGTTGAGAGGGCGGTCGAATGGATACTGAAGGGTGCCCAACCGAGTGACACGGCGAGAGACATACTCAGTAAGGCGGGCGTGCTCAAGAAAGTGCACGAGATCAAGTATGGCAAGCGAGAAACCACAGATGAAACAAATGCTTGA
- the ffh gene encoding signal recognition particle protein: MFENLQEKLSKIFRAITGQGRLTEKNISEAVRQVKLSLLEADVNYKAVRDFIENVKQKALGEEVLRSLTPDQQFIKIVRDELINIMGRSNVPLQLKHQPAVIMLAGLQGSGKTTTAGKLALYLRKLGRNPLLVAADTYRPAAIDQLEKIGKSLNIPVFSGDRKNALEIVKGALKASQELHCNVLVLDTAGRLHIDDEMMKELENIKSITNPDEILMVVDAMVGQDAVNSVLEFDRRLSLTGFIVTKLDGDARGGVILSISYVTGKPVKFIGVGEKLDALEPFYPDRVAGRILGMGDVLSLIEKAERELDREKMEAAAKKMLQAQFTLEDFREQLRELKKLGPLSSLIEMLPGAPRVDVDASEKELKKIEAIINSMTPEERKNPRILNASRKLRIAKGSGTTVQDVNKLLKSYEQMKELMQRLKHGKLKLPFGL; encoded by the coding sequence ATGTTCGAAAACCTTCAGGAAAAATTGTCGAAGATCTTCAGAGCGATAACGGGTCAGGGAAGACTGACTGAAAAGAACATAAGCGAGGCCGTTCGGCAGGTCAAATTGTCCCTGCTGGAAGCGGACGTCAATTACAAGGCGGTCAGAGACTTCATTGAAAACGTCAAGCAGAAAGCGCTCGGTGAAGAAGTGCTGAGGAGCCTTACACCGGACCAGCAGTTCATAAAGATCGTCAGGGACGAGTTGATCAACATCATGGGTCGTTCCAACGTTCCGCTGCAACTGAAGCACCAGCCCGCCGTGATCATGCTGGCGGGACTCCAAGGTAGCGGAAAGACCACGACGGCCGGTAAGCTGGCATTGTATTTGAGGAAACTGGGCAGAAATCCCCTGCTCGTCGCCGCCGACACTTACAGACCTGCCGCGATCGACCAGCTCGAGAAGATCGGTAAGAGTTTGAACATCCCGGTGTTCTCCGGGGACAGAAAAAACGCTCTCGAGATAGTCAAAGGAGCCCTGAAGGCTTCTCAAGAACTTCACTGCAACGTTCTGGTGCTCGATACAGCAGGAAGGCTCCACATCGACGATGAAATGATGAAAGAGCTTGAAAACATAAAGTCCATAACCAATCCCGACGAGATACTCATGGTCGTCGACGCGATGGTGGGGCAGGATGCGGTGAATTCCGTCCTCGAGTTCGACAGGCGACTCTCTCTGACAGGCTTCATCGTGACAAAACTGGACGGCGATGCTCGTGGTGGTGTGATCCTATCGATAAGTTACGTCACCGGAAAGCCTGTCAAGTTCATAGGCGTTGGGGAAAAGCTCGACGCACTTGAGCCCTTCTATCCAGACAGAGTCGCGGGCAGGATTCTGGGCATGGGAGATGTCCTCAGCCTCATCGAGAAGGCTGAGAGAGAGCTCGACAGAGAAAAGATGGAAGCGGCAGCGAAGAAGATGCTCCAGGCGCAGTTCACGCTGGAAGATTTCCGCGAGCAGCTCAGAGAACTGAAGAAACTGGGCCCGCTGAGTTCTCTGATCGAAATGCTGCCTGGGGCACCCAGGGTGGACGTCGATGCGAGCGAGAAGGAACTGAAAAAGATCGAGGCGATCATCAATTCGATGACACCTGAAGAGAGGAAAAATCCGAGGATTTTGAACGCGAGCAGGAAGTTGAGGATCGCAAAAGGTAGCGGTACGACGGTTCAGGATGTCAACAAACTTTTGAAGTCCTACGAGCAAATGAAGGAACTCATGCAAAGGCTCAAACACGGAAAGCTGAAACTGCCTTTCGGGCTTTGA
- a CDS encoding MFS transporter, protein MVRMAKYSNPFRALRNKNYFLFWLPQSISLIGTWIDTTLRGWVAVNLFSENKAAGFIGLIAFLKGLPTVVLSPACGVVIDWFGPKNVLLFTQIADALNATLMAYLVHRGVLNAVQLLVLSVAMGISQAFYLPSRNTFIGSIVSKGLLSNALALHAMIFNFARMIGPSIAGFIVEYKGMGFGFIVNVLTFVPLIVALLFIRVEKPVVRKTERKFFTDLKIGVQYVMSSRVLLITFLSSTVYAVFGMPYSMLMQAFAKSAVKTDLVGYGLIMGSMGLGALVGAAFAGSLEAETVLKFREEYLIFAIGLSTLVSFVYPPAAYVMSFFNGAAQTIFFNTTNTRTQYLSPQHMRGRTMSLYALINNGGSPVGTFLFGLLGNAIGIRNTYGVLAFAMIAYFFARRTVRSLQLDLESLSQVR, encoded by the coding sequence ATGGTTCGCATGGCGAAATATTCGAATCCGTTCCGGGCGTTGAGGAACAAGAACTACTTTCTTTTCTGGTTACCACAGAGCATTTCTTTGATCGGCACCTGGATCGACACCACGCTCAGGGGCTGGGTCGCTGTTAACCTCTTTTCCGAGAACAAAGCTGCCGGGTTCATCGGTTTGATAGCCTTCCTCAAAGGGCTTCCAACGGTCGTTCTCTCTCCCGCATGCGGCGTGGTCATAGACTGGTTTGGGCCGAAGAACGTTCTCTTGTTCACCCAGATCGCCGACGCGTTGAACGCGACGCTCATGGCTTATTTGGTGCACAGAGGCGTCCTGAACGCAGTTCAGTTACTCGTACTGAGTGTGGCGATGGGGATTTCACAGGCCTTCTATCTGCCTTCGCGTAACACTTTCATCGGATCCATTGTGTCGAAGGGGCTTTTGTCGAACGCGCTCGCCCTCCATGCGATGATATTTAATTTTGCAAGGATGATAGGACCTTCGATAGCGGGATTCATTGTTGAGTACAAAGGTATGGGTTTCGGGTTCATCGTGAATGTGTTGACATTTGTACCCCTGATAGTCGCTCTGTTGTTCATCAGGGTGGAGAAACCAGTTGTTCGAAAGACGGAGAGAAAGTTTTTCACGGACCTAAAAATCGGTGTTCAGTATGTGATGTCCAGCAGGGTTTTGCTCATTACGTTCCTCTCTTCCACAGTTTACGCTGTGTTCGGTATGCCTTACAGTATGCTCATGCAAGCTTTTGCAAAAAGTGCTGTGAAAACAGACCTTGTTGGTTACGGCTTGATCATGGGTTCGATGGGACTCGGAGCGCTCGTGGGCGCAGCGTTCGCAGGCTCTCTCGAAGCTGAAACGGTGCTCAAGTTCAGAGAAGAATATCTGATATTCGCCATAGGGCTCAGCACTCTGGTCTCTTTTGTTTATCCACCCGCCGCGTACGTGATGTCTTTTTTCAACGGTGCGGCGCAGACGATCTTCTTCAACACGACGAACACGAGGACCCAGTATCTATCGCCCCAGCACATGCGCGGTAGAACGATGTCTCTCTACGCGCTGATAAACAACGGTGGTTCTCCCGTGGGCACTTTCCTGTTTGGACTTCTGGGAAACGCCATAGGAATAAGGAACACTTACGGTGTGCTCGCCTTCGCGATGATCGCCTATTTTTTTGCCAGGAGAACGGTCAGATCGCTCCAGCTGGATCTGGAAAGCCTCTCTCAGGTCAGATAA
- a CDS encoding sulfite exporter TauE/SafE family protein has protein sequence MLYFLVFLSGIASSFLNVVGGGGSLITLPLLTLLGMDLGVANGTNRIAILMQNITAVRSFYKDKVLPVKLSLLCAIPATVGSILGSYVVVNIPLSLLKKIVGVLLLVMAIFIVLKPSMWSGQKKERLNVPLIILAFFGIGFYGGFIQAGVGFFFVFFTAVLLGLDLVRNNALKVFIVLLYTPFSLLVFLLNGKVQPLAGLILGLGSMIGAQLGAKFAVKKGVNWLRYILLATVVASGISYLT, from the coding sequence TTGCTTTACTTTCTTGTTTTCCTTTCAGGTATAGCGTCAAGCTTTCTGAACGTTGTAGGCGGCGGCGGTAGTCTTATAACTCTGCCGTTGCTCACGCTGCTGGGCATGGACCTCGGTGTTGCGAACGGCACGAACAGGATCGCCATTCTGATGCAGAACATAACCGCCGTGAGGAGCTTTTACAAGGATAAAGTTTTGCCCGTGAAACTGTCTCTGCTGTGCGCGATTCCTGCCACGGTCGGTTCGATCCTTGGGAGCTACGTGGTGGTCAACATTCCCCTGTCTCTTCTGAAGAAGATCGTGGGTGTTCTGCTCCTCGTGATGGCCATCTTCATAGTTTTGAAGCCTTCGATGTGGTCAGGCCAGAAGAAGGAAAGGCTGAACGTTCCGCTCATCATTCTTGCGTTCTTCGGTATAGGCTTTTACGGTGGATTCATTCAGGCTGGCGTAGGATTCTTCTTCGTGTTCTTCACAGCTGTGCTCTTAGGACTGGATCTTGTGAGGAACAACGCCCTGAAGGTTTTCATCGTTTTGCTCTACACACCGTTTTCTCTCTTAGTTTTCCTCTTGAACGGGAAGGTGCAACCACTGGCCGGTTTGATTCTGGGCCTCGGTAGCATGATAGGAGCACAGCTCGGCGCGAAATTTGCAGTGAAGAAGGGTGTCAACTGGCTCAGATATATTCTGCTCGCAACGGTTGTGGCAAGCGGTATCAGTTATCTGACCTGA
- a CDS encoding M42 family metallopeptidase: MEKILKSLIELCSIPGVSGREELVRQHLIEKLDVPYRVDNAGNLIVEIGKGNEATALMAHMDEIGLVITGVNSDGTLNFRKIGGFDDKILAGSHLQIVTESGILEGVIGITPPHLSGQQATENLKIDIGCKSKQEVEALGVKVLDYAVFKKHASVLNHEFFSMRSIDDRFGCLALLEVLKRVKNEKLKKKIYFVWTVQEEIGLKGAKAFVANHKVDVCYAIDSFACCSALTGDVAPGKGPVLRMLDNSAFASFDLMKHVLQVAEKNNIPVQVGITGGGTDGSVAMEFGAKMIPVTLAVRYLHTPAEYISITDLVNLIDLLTFLILENR; the protein is encoded by the coding sequence ATGGAGAAGATACTGAAGAGTTTGATCGAGCTCTGCTCGATCCCTGGCGTATCCGGTAGAGAAGAACTGGTTCGGCAACATCTGATCGAAAAACTGGACGTTCCTTACCGGGTGGACAACGCTGGCAACTTGATCGTCGAGATCGGGAAAGGCAATGAAGCGACCGCGCTGATGGCACACATGGACGAGATTGGCCTGGTGATAACCGGTGTGAACAGCGACGGTACATTGAACTTCAGGAAGATAGGCGGATTCGATGACAAGATCCTCGCCGGTTCCCATTTGCAGATCGTGACCGAATCGGGCATCCTGGAGGGTGTGATCGGCATCACACCGCCACACCTGTCGGGTCAACAAGCAACAGAGAATTTGAAAATAGACATAGGTTGCAAGAGCAAGCAAGAAGTTGAAGCACTTGGGGTTAAGGTGTTAGACTACGCCGTGTTCAAGAAACATGCGAGTGTTCTGAATCATGAATTTTTCTCCATGAGATCGATCGATGACAGGTTCGGCTGCTTAGCCCTGCTCGAAGTTTTGAAGAGGGTAAAGAACGAGAAGCTCAAAAAGAAAATTTACTTCGTCTGGACAGTTCAGGAAGAGATAGGGCTCAAAGGTGCAAAAGCTTTTGTGGCAAATCACAAGGTGGACGTCTGTTACGCTATCGATTCGTTCGCATGCTGTTCAGCTCTAACTGGGGATGTCGCACCTGGAAAAGGACCAGTCCTCAGGATGCTTGATAACAGTGCGTTCGCGAGTTTCGATTTGATGAAACATGTGCTTCAAGTGGCCGAGAAAAATAACATCCCCGTGCAGGTAGGAATCACAGGTGGGGGCACCGATGGTTCGGTTGCTATGGAATTCGGTGCGAAAATGATTCCTGTGACGCTCGCTGTGAGATATTTGCACACGCCCGCTGAGTATATTTCCATCACCGATCTGGTCAATCTGATAGACCTTTTGACGTTTCTGATCCTCGAAAATCGGTGA
- a CDS encoding ABC transporter ATP-binding protein: protein MENIVIETRNLVKSFGKVCAVNDLNLKVFQGEIYGFLGPNGAGKTTTIRLLTGTLRPSSGSIRVLGMDMQKDEIEIKKSIGVVPDEPRMYSSLRGYEFLNFVIEIFGLDKKSMRERIEELCSAFGIDYLDKFIADMSHGMKQKLMLVSVLMRKPRVIFLDEPTVGLDARSAKILKLLLAKYASEGCTIFMTTHVLEIAEKMCSRIGIIDKGSLIAEGTMDELRKLVRDNVASLEDVFLRLTATEEDILQIVKEL, encoded by the coding sequence ATGGAAAACATTGTCATAGAGACTAGAAATCTCGTGAAAAGCTTTGGAAAGGTCTGCGCTGTGAACGATTTGAACCTGAAAGTCTTTCAGGGTGAAATCTACGGCTTTCTCGGCCCAAACGGCGCGGGAAAGACCACGACGATTAGATTGCTGACCGGAACGCTCAGACCTTCCTCAGGTTCTATTCGCGTGCTCGGTATGGACATGCAAAAAGACGAAATAGAGATCAAAAAGTCCATCGGAGTTGTCCCGGACGAACCAAGGATGTACTCGAGTCTGCGGGGTTACGAGTTTTTGAACTTCGTGATCGAGATCTTCGGGCTGGACAAAAAATCGATGCGCGAGAGAATAGAAGAACTCTGTTCGGCTTTCGGGATAGACTATTTGGACAAGTTCATCGCCGATATGTCCCACGGGATGAAACAAAAGTTGATGCTGGTCAGTGTCTTGATGCGAAAACCGAGGGTGATCTTTCTGGACGAACCGACCGTTGGTCTGGACGCCAGGTCCGCAAAGATTTTGAAGCTGCTACTCGCAAAGTATGCGTCGGAAGGCTGCACCATTTTCATGACCACACATGTGCTGGAAATAGCCGAGAAAATGTGTTCTCGCATTGGTATTATAGATAAAGGCTCCTTGATCGCCGAAGGTACGATGGATGAACTGAGAAAGCTCGTAAGAGATAATGTGGCAAGCTTGGAAGACGTGTTCCTTCGTCTCACCGCAACAGAAGAGGACATACTGCAGATCGTGAAGGAACTGTGA
- a CDS encoding PhoH family protein encodes MVKNYVLDTNVLIHDPESIYNFEDNNVIIPLPVLEELDSLKRRNDSIGRSARHVVRELDTLRQLGDLSKGVKLKNGGTLIVMSLTNLREDFVEYFKSKYIDNWILAYVVRIKRTSSIPTILVTKDISLRVKASALNIQAQDYLTDRSNLALLPDGYKMVKENISEGQPVSNFRENEYLKSPTGYFKVKEGKATRLSLDLSSTVWGIQPLNEEQLYAMDAMMDDSIALVTMVGSAGTGKTLIALACALEKTVNQKKYRRIIAARPLIPMGKDVGYLPGSLEEKLEPWMQPIMDNLEFLFDRVGMSLKEFLKKGIMEIEALSFIRGRTIPNQFVIIDEAQNLTPHEVKTILTRVGNNTKIVLTGDPYQIDTPYLDKDSNGLVYAASRLIGNPLVAHVTLKRGVRSPLASLAAERL; translated from the coding sequence ATGGTAAAGAATTACGTGTTGGACACGAACGTTCTCATTCACGATCCTGAAAGCATTTACAATTTTGAGGACAACAACGTTATCATACCTTTGCCGGTGTTAGAGGAACTCGATTCGCTCAAACGTCGAAATGATTCGATCGGTAGATCTGCAAGGCACGTGGTCAGAGAACTCGACACACTCAGGCAGTTGGGCGATCTCTCGAAAGGCGTGAAGTTGAAAAACGGTGGAACACTTATAGTTATGAGTCTGACGAACCTGAGGGAAGATTTCGTCGAGTACTTCAAGTCAAAGTACATAGACAACTGGATCCTGGCATACGTTGTACGAATCAAAAGGACCAGCTCCATTCCCACGATCCTGGTGACGAAGGATATCAGTTTGAGGGTGAAGGCGTCTGCACTCAACATCCAAGCGCAGGATTATCTGACGGATAGATCCAACCTTGCCCTGCTTCCGGACGGATACAAGATGGTTAAAGAGAACATTTCGGAAGGTCAGCCTGTCAGCAATTTCCGTGAGAACGAATACCTCAAAAGTCCAACTGGATACTTCAAGGTGAAGGAAGGAAAAGCAACAAGACTGTCCTTGGATCTTTCCAGCACGGTCTGGGGTATACAACCTCTTAACGAGGAACAACTCTATGCGATGGACGCCATGATGGATGACAGCATCGCCCTGGTGACGATGGTCGGCTCAGCGGGTACAGGGAAAACGCTGATCGCACTCGCCTGCGCTCTGGAAAAGACCGTGAACCAGAAGAAGTATCGTCGCATCATCGCCGCCCGCCCGCTGATTCCCATGGGAAAAGATGTGGGCTATCTACCAGGTTCACTGGAGGAGAAACTCGAGCCGTGGATGCAACCTATCATGGACAATCTGGAATTCCTGTTCGATCGCGTGGGAATGAGTCTGAAGGAGTTTTTAAAGAAAGGTATCATGGAGATAGAAGCGCTCAGTTTCATAAGGGGAAGAACCATCCCGAATCAGTTCGTGATCATAGATGAAGCACAGAACCTGACGCCACACGAGGTGAAAACGATCCTCACAAGAGTTGGAAACAACACGAAGATCGTGTTGACGGGAGACCCCTATCAGATCGATACACCTTATCTGGACAAGGACAGCAACGGCCTCGTCTACGCAGCTTCGAGGCTGATAGGAAACCCGCTGGTGGCACACGTGACACTGAAGCGAGGCGTGAGATCCCCACTTGCAAGTTTGGCTGCGGAAAGGCTGTAG
- a CDS encoding 3'-5' exonuclease: MKLKPSEHIFCAMDTETTGTDPLAGDRIVEVAIVPIYKGKILYRGIYHSLVNPHVRVPAMIEKVHGIGNEELQNAPSMGQVFEKIRSYMTRAIMVFHRAKFDLTFLDFTAKEVGIFLPTVRFLDTCELAELLFKEKKTLLWLAKRYDLPAPTHRALDDAIITAKIFLRMVRELNVDVTEFVRTWSGEEW, from the coding sequence TTGAAACTGAAACCCTCGGAACACATCTTCTGCGCTATGGACACTGAAACCACAGGAACAGATCCACTGGCAGGCGATCGCATTGTAGAAGTCGCCATCGTACCCATTTACAAAGGAAAGATCCTCTACAGGGGCATCTACCACTCGCTCGTGAACCCACACGTACGAGTCCCAGCGATGATCGAGAAAGTCCACGGTATTGGAAACGAAGAACTCCAGAATGCACCGAGCATGGGTCAGGTTTTCGAAAAGATTCGCAGCTACATGACCAGAGCCATCATGGTCTTCCACCGAGCAAAATTCGATCTGACTTTTCTCGATTTCACAGCCAAAGAGGTGGGCATATTTCTTCCCACGGTGCGCTTTCTGGACACCTGCGAACTGGCCGAGCTGTTGTTCAAAGAGAAGAAGACCTTGTTGTGGCTGGCGAAACGTTACGATTTACCCGCTCCAACGCACAGGGCCCTTGATGATGCTATCATCACCGCAAAGATTTTCTTGAGAATGGTTCGAGAACTGAACGTGGACGTCACTGAATTTGTTAGAACGTGGAGTGGTGAAGAATGGTAA
- a CDS encoding mechanosensitive ion channel family protein, translated as MSVPIQLIKTAATFAVAYIVYRLLYGAILKVATKLGKEMRIKNTLRTILLTIILVIALMVVLDIWQVDLVPYLTALGISGIAVGFAVQEPLSNFICGLLVIFTGKLHENDVVEIDGISGTVEAINYNHTVLRTFDGKQVLIPNKQVWSQRLIHYWPTNVRRFELKVSVSYESDLAKALEVLKKCLDEEPLVEKSPELSNVIVFGGFGASSIDFNVLFWVQRQNYLDAVNSLAQRIKRELEANGITIPFPQLDVHIKERAT; from the coding sequence ATGAGCGTACCCATCCAACTGATAAAAACAGCAGCGACTTTCGCTGTTGCTTACATCGTCTACAGGTTGCTTTATGGAGCAATACTGAAAGTAGCGACAAAACTTGGCAAAGAAATGCGTATCAAGAACACACTTCGAACGATCCTCCTCACGATCATCCTCGTTATCGCCCTGATGGTCGTACTGGACATCTGGCAGGTGGATCTGGTTCCCTACTTGACAGCGCTCGGGATCAGTGGAATTGCCGTGGGATTCGCAGTTCAGGAACCACTTTCAAATTTCATATGTGGTTTGCTCGTGATCTTCACTGGAAAACTCCATGAAAACGATGTTGTCGAGATAGACGGTATAAGTGGAACCGTTGAGGCGATAAACTACAACCACACGGTGCTGCGCACATTCGATGGAAAGCAGGTTCTCATCCCCAACAAGCAGGTGTGGAGCCAGAGACTCATACATTACTGGCCAACAAACGTCAGGAGGTTCGAACTAAAGGTTTCTGTGTCTTACGAAAGTGATCTTGCCAAAGCTTTGGAAGTGCTCAAAAAATGTCTGGACGAAGAACCACTCGTCGAGAAATCACCTGAGCTGAGCAACGTGATTGTGTTCGGTGGTTTTGGTGCTTCATCGATAGACTTCAATGTGCTCTTCTGGGTGCAACGGCAGAACTACTTAGACGCCGTTAACTCACTGGCTCAGAGGATAAAGAGAGAACTCGAGGCGAATGGTATCACTATACCTTTCCCACAGCTCGATGTTCACATCAAGGAGCGAGCAACTTGA
- the ftcD gene encoding glutamate formimidoyltransferase yields MKIVESAPNFSEGRREEIVREIIAQAEGIKDVWILDWSMDADHNRSVVTLVGSPEPLLEVLFRMTKKAMEVIDMRTHKGEHPRMGATDVIPLVPVMNVTMEECVELSKKLGKRIGEELKIPVFLYERSATAPHRENLADIRKGEFEGFFEKIKDPMWKPDFGPDEVHPTAGVIAVGAREFLIAFNVNLGTTRIEVAEKIAKAVRHISGGYRYVKAIAVDLKEKGMVQVSMNMTNYKKSPLFRVFETIKREAERYGVPVVGTEIIGMVPLQAMLEVAQFYLQLDDFNVNRIIETKIIEILANRLKEVGQ; encoded by the coding sequence GTGAAGATAGTGGAGTCTGCTCCAAACTTCAGCGAAGGAAGAAGGGAAGAAATCGTTCGAGAGATAATCGCTCAGGCAGAGGGTATCAAAGACGTCTGGATTCTGGATTGGTCGATGGATGCGGATCACAACAGGTCCGTTGTGACGCTGGTCGGTTCGCCAGAACCGCTCCTTGAGGTTCTGTTCAGGATGACGAAGAAAGCCATGGAAGTCATCGATATGAGAACGCATAAAGGAGAGCATCCGAGAATGGGTGCAACGGACGTTATCCCGCTGGTGCCCGTCATGAACGTCACGATGGAGGAATGCGTCGAGCTTTCGAAAAAGCTCGGTAAGAGAATTGGGGAAGAGCTAAAAATACCAGTGTTTCTCTACGAAAGGTCCGCGACGGCCCCGCACAGGGAGAACCTTGCGGACATCAGAAAGGGTGAATTCGAAGGTTTCTTTGAAAAGATAAAAGATCCCATGTGGAAGCCAGACTTTGGTCCGGATGAGGTGCACCCGACGGCGGGTGTCATCGCTGTGGGAGCGAGGGAGTTTCTGATAGCCTTCAACGTGAACCTTGGGACAACGAGAATAGAGGTCGCAGAGAAAATAGCAAAGGCCGTGAGGCACATAAGCGGTGGCTACAGATACGTCAAAGCGATCGCCGTTGATCTGAAAGAAAAAGGTATGGTACAGGTGTCCATGAACATGACGAACTACAAGAAGAGTCCTCTCTTCAGAGTTTTCGAGACGATAAAGCGTGAAGCGGAAAGATACGGCGTGCCGGTCGTGGGTACGGAGATCATCGGCATGGTGCCACTGCAAGCGATGCTGGAAGTCGCGCAATTCTATCTGCAACTCGATGATTTCAATGTGAACAGGATCATAGAGACCAAGATCATCGAAATCCTCGCGAACAGGCTGAAAGAGGTGGGTCAATGA
- the hutI gene encoding imidazolonepropionase, translating to MIQLVVGAKKLYTPIGNKPKSGQDMSRLEVLNNVYVSIEDGIIVDISTSKPKDFVRFLEADLVVPGLVDCHTHIPFYSFRESDFLKRVGGATYLQLHSSGGGLFETVEKVRKASERELVRFNLKFLREFLKKGVTTLECKSGYGLDRGSELKQLRIIHALSRVVPQDIVATFLGAHAVPKNVDETEYINQLINMLDEVRDYTEYVDIFCEVGAFSIESARTFLSKAAEKGFKLRVHADEISNIGASKLAAELRAVSADHLIKVDEEAIDMLSRSGTIAVLMPATSFHLNETYAPARALIDSNVPVAIASDFNPGSSPTLEPSFIMHLAVRYLKMTPEEVLTGFTLNAACVLNLADRLGTIEVGKQADLVLYDDADLLTLPYLVGLTPRVVIKRGQVFEN from the coding sequence ATGATACAGCTCGTTGTTGGTGCGAAAAAGCTCTATACACCGATCGGAAACAAGCCTAAATCCGGACAGGACATGTCCAGACTCGAGGTTTTGAATAACGTCTATGTTTCGATCGAAGACGGTATCATAGTTGATATTTCCACATCGAAACCGAAAGATTTCGTCAGATTCCTCGAAGCGGACCTCGTCGTGCCAGGCCTTGTGGACTGTCACACGCACATTCCCTTCTACAGTTTCAGGGAGAGCGATTTTCTCAAACGTGTCGGTGGAGCAACGTATTTGCAGCTTCACAGCTCCGGTGGTGGATTGTTCGAGACTGTGGAGAAGGTCAGAAAAGCTTCGGAACGTGAGCTAGTCAGATTCAATCTAAAGTTTCTGAGAGAGTTTCTGAAAAAAGGTGTCACCACTTTAGAGTGCAAGAGCGGTTACGGGCTCGATAGAGGCAGCGAGTTGAAGCAATTGAGAATCATCCATGCGCTCTCCAGGGTGGTCCCGCAAGATATCGTCGCTACTTTTCTTGGAGCACACGCGGTTCCAAAGAATGTGGATGAAACAGAGTACATAAATCAGCTGATAAACATGCTCGATGAGGTCAGAGATTACACTGAATACGTGGACATATTCTGTGAAGTTGGAGCGTTCAGCATCGAATCGGCAAGGACGTTTCTCAGTAAAGCAGCGGAGAAAGGTTTCAAGTTACGCGTTCACGCTGACGAGATCTCCAACATCGGGGCGAGCAAACTCGCGGCCGAGTTAAGGGCCGTCTCCGCAGACCATCTCATAAAAGTTGACGAAGAAGCGATCGACATGTTGTCCAGATCAGGCACCATCGCGGTGCTGATGCCCGCAACGAGCTTTCATTTGAACGAGACTTACGCACCCGCACGTGCGCTCATAGATTCGAACGTTCCTGTGGCGATCGCGAGCGATTTCAACCCTGGTTCCAGTCCAACGCTTGAACCTTCGTTCATTATGCATCTGGCTGTGAGATATTTGAAAATGACGCCGGAAGAGGTCTTGACTGGCTTCACGTTGAATGCGGCCTGTGTGCTGAACCTGGCTGACAGGCTTGGCACGATCGAAGTTGGGAAGCAGGCGGATCTGGTCCTCTACGACGATGCGGATCTTTTAACGCTACCCTACCTGGTCGGTTTGACACCCAGAGTGGTCATCAAAAGGGGTCAGGTGTTTGAAAATTGA
- a CDS encoding 23S rRNA (pseudouridine(1915)-N(3))-methyltransferase RlmH, with protein sequence MKIDVWVLGKMKNFAKIAEEYKKMLSRFVDIDLLELSHENIEDESLLKKDAVKVLKMLRDDDYLVLLDEHGTGYDSLSFANHLSELLREKKRIIYLVGGPMGADESLKARANERLSLSKMTLTHRLTVVVLLEQLFRSFKILNNERYHY encoded by the coding sequence TTGAAAATTGACGTTTGGGTCCTGGGAAAGATGAAGAACTTTGCGAAAATCGCTGAAGAATACAAGAAGATGCTCTCCCGGTTCGTGGACATCGATCTGCTGGAGCTCAGTCACGAGAACATCGAGGATGAATCTCTGCTGAAAAAAGATGCCGTGAAGGTTCTGAAAATGCTTCGCGACGATGATTACCTCGTGCTTCTCGACGAACACGGTACGGGTTACGATTCACTTTCTTTCGCCAACCATCTTTCTGAGCTTTTACGTGAGAAAAAGAGAATCATCTATTTGGTAGGCGGACCCATGGGCGCTGATGAAAGCTTAAAGGCGAGGGCGAACGAGAGATTGTCTCTTTCAAAAATGACGCTGACGCATCGACTGACGGTCGTGGTGCTTCTGGAACAGCTGTTCAGGAGCTTTAAAATCCTGAACAACGAAAGGTATCATTACTGA